A region of Lycium barbarum isolate Lr01 chromosome 3, ASM1917538v2, whole genome shotgun sequence DNA encodes the following proteins:
- the LOC132631348 gene encoding uncharacterized mitochondrial protein AtMg00810-like, producing the protein MQKLESEFAMKDLGPLSYFLGIEVKYFPGGIHLTQSKYASDMLKRVNMAENPNSVHLQAVKRMVRYVKGTIDHGLRIISHSSFRLYGFSDVDWAGCTITRRSTTGYSVYLGANCVSWSSRKQNTVARSSAEAEYRALAATAAEITWIYILQDIEEKVARGQLVTQFVRSKDQLANMHTKALGKDLFKFFRESYVS; encoded by the exons ATGCAGAAGTTGGAAAgtgaatttgctatgaaggatcttGGACCCTTGAGTTACTTCTTAGGTATTGAAGTGAAGTACTTTCCTGGAGGGATTCACCTAACCCAAAGCAAATATGCAAGTGATATGCTCAAAAGGGTGAATATGGCAGAA AATCCAAACAGTGTGCATCTTCAGGCTGTTAAAAGAATGGTGAGGTATGTCAAGGGAACAATTGATCATGGACTAAGAATCATATCACATTCCTCCTTTAGGCTATATGGTTTTTCAGATGTAGATTGGGCAGGCTGTACTATTACAAGAAGATCCACAACTGGATATAGTGTGTATCTTGGTGCAAACTGTGTGTCCTGGTCATCAAGAAAGCAAAACACTGTTGCAAGATCGAGTGCTGAAGCTGAGTATAGGGCATTGGCAGCAACTGCAGCTGAAATCACATGGATATACATACTACAAGATATTGA GGAAAAGGTGGCTCGAGGACAACTGGTTACTCAGTTTGTTAGATCAAAAGATCAGTTAGCAAATATGCACACCAAAGCTCTTGGCAAGGATCTGTTCAAATTTTTCAGAGAAAGCTATGTGTCGTGA